From Harpia harpyja isolate bHarHar1 chromosome 19, bHarHar1 primary haplotype, whole genome shotgun sequence, one genomic window encodes:
- the QRFP gene encoding orexigenic neuropeptide QRFP has protein sequence MKAPYSLSCLFLLSLGACFPPSELQEQGDPGEGTPLKPSWQAAFEDLGAGWRAGAKRRQSEEPSTLLGIVRELRGYGKEGTGQQPGRRGGSELLPAGGEKRSGTLGNLAEELNGYNRKKGGFTFRFGR, from the coding sequence ATGAAAGCACCCTACTCGCtgtcctgcctcttcctcctgagTCTGGGGGCCTGCTTCCCTCCCAGcgagctgcaggagcagggagacCCCGGGGAAGGGACCCCGCTCAAGCCCAGCTGGCAAGCGGCGTTTGAGGACTTGGGTGCCGGCTGGAGGGCAGGAGCAAAGCGGAGGCAAAGCGAGGAGCCGAGCACACTGCTGGGCATCGTCCGGGAGCTGCGGGGCTATGGCAAGGAGGGGACCGGGCAGCAGCCGGGCAGGCGAGGGGGCTCTGAGCTGCTGCCGGCGGGAGGGGAGAAGCGCAGCGGCACGCTGGGGAACCTGGCCGAGGAGCTCAATGGctacaacaggaaaaaagggggCTTCACATTCCGCTTTGGGAGATGA